The following are encoded in a window of Candidatus Fluviicola riflensis genomic DNA:
- the dapB gene encoding 4-hydroxy-tetrahydrodipicolinate reductase — translation MKIGLIGYGKMGKAIEEIAFERGHTIAFRVNSENPIEQVNLSLADVAIEFSQPVLAFQHIEACVTQQLPIVVGTTAWQEQLPEVIDLLEANDGSLLHSSNFSIGVNIFFQLNEHLAQLMSPYKEYEAEIEEIHHIQKLDAPSGTAVVLADGIVQNNDQYASWICSQGQPPVTTAQQLGVTAIRLPDVPGTHIIRYTSEIDTITITHEAHNRKGFALGAVLAAEFLVNKKGLFTMRDVLSL, via the coding sequence ATGAAAATAGGACTGATCGGTTACGGAAAAATGGGGAAAGCAATTGAAGAGATTGCGTTTGAGCGTGGCCACACAATTGCCTTTCGTGTCAATTCCGAAAATCCGATAGAACAGGTAAACCTCAGTTTAGCCGACGTTGCCATTGAATTTTCACAGCCGGTGCTTGCTTTTCAGCACATTGAAGCATGTGTAACACAACAATTACCGATTGTGGTTGGAACTACCGCCTGGCAGGAACAATTGCCGGAAGTCATTGATTTGCTGGAAGCCAACGATGGCAGTTTGCTTCATTCTTCCAACTTCAGTATCGGAGTGAATATCTTTTTTCAGCTAAATGAACACCTTGCGCAACTCATGTCTCCGTATAAGGAATACGAGGCGGAAATTGAAGAAATTCATCATATTCAGAAACTCGATGCTCCAAGCGGAACTGCAGTTGTATTAGCCGACGGAATTGTTCAAAACAACGATCAATATGCTTCATGGATCTGTTCACAGGGACAACCACCTGTTACAACAGCTCAACAATTGGGTGTTACCGCCATTCGTCTGCCCGATGTGCCTGGTACACATATCATTCGCTATACTTCAGAAATAGATACGATCACTATAACTCATGAAGCGCACAACCGAAAAGGCTTTGCATTGGGAGCTGTTTTAGCTGCCGAATTCCTTGTGAATAAAAAAGGCCTCTTCACTATGCGCGATGTATTATCTTTATAA
- a CDS encoding YggS family pyridoxal phosphate-dependent enzyme gives MSNETLANRLVDLRTRIPADVQLIAVSKTKPVSLIQEVYQAGQRAFGENKVQEMVDKYEQLPKDIQWHLIGHLQTNKVKYIAPFVHLIHAVDSLKLLQEIDKQAAKCNRVIPCLLQFHIATEETKFGLDFSEAEEILQSREFIEMQNVQIVGLMGMASFTDNKEQVRDEFRNLNNYFQIVKSHYFKFNPDFKHLSMGMSGDYELAIEEGSTMVRIGSTLFGSR, from the coding sequence ATGAGTAACGAAACACTTGCCAATCGTTTAGTCGATTTACGGACCAGAATTCCAGCCGATGTGCAGTTGATTGCCGTATCCAAAACCAAGCCTGTTTCCTTGATTCAGGAGGTTTACCAGGCCGGTCAGCGTGCATTTGGCGAAAACAAGGTGCAGGAAATGGTTGACAAATACGAGCAATTGCCTAAAGATATTCAGTGGCACCTGATCGGACATTTACAAACCAATAAAGTAAAGTACATTGCGCCGTTTGTGCACCTGATCCATGCGGTCGATAGCTTGAAATTACTACAGGAAATTGACAAACAAGCAGCTAAATGCAATCGGGTAATTCCATGTTTATTACAGTTTCATATTGCCACCGAGGAAACCAAATTCGGGCTCGATTTCAGCGAAGCGGAAGAGATTTTGCAGTCGCGTGAGTTCATTGAAATGCAAAATGTTCAAATTGTAGGATTAATGGGAATGGCTTCGTTTACTGACAATAAAGAACAGGTACGTGACGAATTTCGCAACCTGAACAATTATTTCCAGATCGTCAAGAGTCATTATTTTAAGTTCAATCCCGATTTTAAACACCTTTCGATGGGCATGAGTGGCGATTACGAACTGGCAATAGAAGAAGGAAGTACCATGGTGCGGATCGGAAGCACATTATTCGGTTCAAGATGA
- a CDS encoding branched chain amino acid aminotransferase: MLQTLAIKVTACQESKINAVDWENLPFGKVFSDHMLVMDYKDGAWQDAEIIPFGPIAMHPAMSAIHYGQSIFEGMKANRSVNGDLLIFRPDMNAKRFIESAERMCMPPIPEDVFVELVRKMVEVESNWIPSKEGYSLYIRPFMFATDEFIGIKPSETYRFVIFTCPVGAYYSEPVNVKIEEFYTRASVGGVGRAKVAGNYGAALAPARIGQKNGYHQLLWTDGKTHEYIEESGTMNIVLVIDGVVVTPSEDSDTILRGVTKRSVVELAKHWGYPVEERKVSVQEIVEANKNGTLTEAFGAGTAATIAHIVKIGYRDGDLILPPVEGRTFSNRVYDYLNDLKAGKIEDTFGWTLKV, translated from the coding sequence ATGTTACAAACACTAGCTATTAAGGTAACTGCTTGTCAAGAGTCGAAAATTAACGCTGTTGACTGGGAGAATTTACCATTCGGAAAAGTATTTTCTGATCACATGTTGGTAATGGACTACAAAGACGGAGCTTGGCAAGATGCCGAGATTATTCCTTTTGGTCCAATAGCAATGCACCCCGCAATGTCTGCCATTCACTACGGCCAATCCATTTTTGAAGGAATGAAAGCCAACAGATCGGTGAATGGAGATTTATTGATCTTCCGGCCCGATATGAACGCCAAACGTTTTATCGAATCTGCCGAACGTATGTGTATGCCACCTATTCCCGAAGATGTTTTCGTGGAATTGGTGCGTAAGATGGTAGAAGTGGAAAGTAACTGGATTCCTTCCAAAGAAGGATACTCACTTTACATTCGCCCGTTTATGTTTGCAACCGATGAGTTTATCGGAATCAAACCTTCTGAAACGTACCGTTTTGTGATTTTCACCTGTCCCGTCGGCGCTTATTACAGCGAACCGGTGAATGTGAAAATCGAAGAGTTTTATACACGTGCTTCCGTTGGTGGAGTTGGTCGTGCAAAAGTTGCCGGAAATTATGGCGCTGCTTTGGCCCCGGCACGGATCGGCCAGAAAAACGGTTATCACCAATTGTTGTGGACAGATGGAAAAACCCACGAATACATCGAAGAATCGGGTACGATGAATATTGTATTGGTGATTGATGGAGTAGTGGTGACGCCTTCCGAAGACAGCGATACCATTTTACGCGGTGTTACCAAACGCAGCGTAGTTGAGTTGGCAAAACACTGGGGTTATCCTGTTGAAGAACGAAAAGTTTCCGTTCAGGAAATTGTGGAAGCCAATAAAAATGGGACACTTACCGAGGCTTTCGGAGCAGGAACCGCAGCGACCATTGCGCATATTGTAAAAATCGGATACCGTGATGGTGATTTAATTTTACCGCCGGTAGAAGGAAGAACATTCTCCAACCGCGTTTATGATTACCTGAATGATCTCAAAGCAGGAAAAATTGAAGATACCTTTGGTTGGACCTTAAAAGTTTGA
- a CDS encoding cobyrinic acid a,c-diamide synthase, with the protein MKIISLFNNKGGVGKSTLGYHLGYALNELGKKTLMIDLDPQCNLTICGIDTETLHQIWLEEDEVIDDFEKFSANSNLLQKPRSIHFLLKPTEDGLSDFDVIPPPVELANNLHLIPGRLSIHKFENKLAERWSGVYQSDNLAIRTITKIREICNLYSAEYNYDYVIIDTSPSLGILNKTIISTVDGFFIPAQPDMFSLYGIRNIGSSLNLWQKEFETIFNLISSDKRNKFPAKFVQFLGYTIYNAKKYASGNNEYDLAQAHYSYVEKIPQVIKDYIKESNRVNLSEEEIQTPIGKDAVIHTHNTFPSVAQSLNCPIWQVPDVYMDLYRNNRLWLQEREIEPVNQGSFGKYRETKEKYIAFANSLIERLNNL; encoded by the coding sequence ATGAAAATAATATCACTATTTAACAATAAAGGAGGGGTTGGGAAATCTACTTTGGGGTATCATTTGGGTTATGCTTTAAATGAATTGGGTAAAAAAACTTTAATGATTGACTTAGATCCGCAATGTAATTTAACAATTTGTGGAATTGACACTGAAACTCTTCATCAAATATGGCTTGAAGAGGATGAAGTTATTGATGATTTTGAAAAATTTAGTGCCAATTCTAACTTATTACAAAAGCCAAGAAGTATTCATTTTCTTTTAAAACCGACAGAAGATGGTTTAAGCGATTTTGATGTAATACCACCACCTGTTGAATTAGCGAATAATCTTCATTTAATACCAGGAAGGCTTTCAATTCACAAATTTGAAAATAAGCTAGCTGAACGATGGAGTGGTGTTTATCAAAGTGATAATCTTGCTATCAGGACAATTACAAAAATCAGAGAGATTTGTAATCTTTATTCTGCTGAATATAATTATGACTATGTAATCATTGATACTTCACCAAGCCTTGGCATTCTTAACAAAACAATAATTTCAACTGTAGATGGCTTTTTTATTCCTGCGCAACCAGATATGTTTAGCCTATACGGAATTCGTAACATTGGCTCATCATTGAATCTTTGGCAAAAAGAATTTGAAACTATATTCAACTTAATTTCTTCTGATAAAAGAAATAAATTCCCTGCCAAGTTTGTTCAATTCCTTGGTTACACAATTTACAATGCGAAAAAGTACGCATCTGGTAATAATGAGTATGATCTAGCTCAAGCTCATTATTCATATGTTGAAAAAATACCTCAAGTAATAAAAGATTACATAAAAGAATCCAATAGAGTTAACTTGTCAGAGGAGGAAATTCAAACTCCAATTGGTAAAGATGCGGTTATTCATACTCATAACACTTTTCCTTCAGTTGCTCAAAGTTTAAATTGTCCAATATGGCAAGTTCCTGATGTGTACATGGATTTGTATAGAAATAATCGATTATGGTTACAAGAACGAGAAATTGAACCTGTTAACCAAGGTAGTTTTGGTAAATACAGAGAAACTAAAGAGAAGTACATTGCTTTTGCTAATTCTCTCATTGAACGTCTAAATAATTTGTAG